The following is a genomic window from Caldicellulosiruptor danielii.
CTTTACTTTACTTCGATGGATTAACAGGGAAAAAAAGGTTATATGTGAAGCGGCAAATATTATAGCTCATATAAAAGCCAATGGAAATATTACACCATGTGTTTTTTTTAGAGAAAAAGAATTTATTGCAGGAAACATTTTGCAACATGATTTTCAATATCTTTGGAATTATTCTCCAGTCTTCAATCTCTTTAGAGAACTTTCCAATGACAATTGTCCTTACTGTGTTTACTTTAGCACTTGTATGGGTGGTTGCAGAGCTCTTGCTTTTTATGTTAATAAAAATCTTAATGGTATTGATAGTCGATGCTGGTATAATACATAAAATGGAGGTTTAAGTTGCAATGTTCAAAAAAATGAATTTATCAATATAAGGCAAGAAAGTGAAGAAGAATATATTTTCATCAACACAAAAACGGGTGAAACTTTCTTAATAAACGATATAGGGTATATCATTTTTGAATGTGCTCTCAAATCTAAGAGCATGACTGAATTAGTAAAAAATGTTTGTCAAAAGACTAACGATGACATTGAAAAATCTACAAAAACTATAGAAAACTTTTTAAAAATTCTATTAGAGAAAAACATTCTAATTCAGGGAGATATTACAGAATGAAAAATAATAGAAATGCTATTAACTTGTTATGCTCTCAATTTATATCAGAAATTGGAAATTGGATTGATAGAGTTGCTTTACTTACTTTAGTGTATAGTGTTAGCAAGTCAAATTTAAAAATGTCCATTCTTTCTATTTTAATGCTATTACCTGCTGTTATATTTGGTATTCCATTTGGGAAAATAATTGATTTATCAAACAAAAAAACAATTTTGGTATTTGGAGATATTTCGAGAGCTTTATTAGTAATTTTAGTACCTTTTTCAACTAATTATGTATTTTTGATTGTATTTATAATATCTTCCATCACCGCTATTTATGAAAATACAAGAAATAGTATAATTCCAGAACTAATTACCAAAGAAGAAATACGTAAAATTAACAGTCTTAGTAGCTCATTAAATTCTATTATGATGGTTGTTGGACCCTCTATAGGTGGATTATTAACTTCTTACCTTGATTTAAAATACTGTTTTTTCATTGATTCATTTACTTTTCTTGTTTCTGCTATTTTTATTTCTCAAATTTCATACCATAAACACAAAAGCACAGAGAACCGAAATGAAAATATAAGATATTTGGAATTCTTAGAATATCTGAGATCTAATTTCATCATAAAAAGTTTAATAATTCTCAATGGTTTAATTGGTCTATTTGCTGGAATTCTGAACGGACTGTTAATTGTTTATGTGATTAATTATTTACATACTGATTCAAAAGGATATGGTTTTATTCTGACATCAAAAGGAATTGCAATGGTTATTACTTCTCTTCTCATTTACAAATATTTAAAAACGATAAAAAACGAAACTCTTCTTTTGACAGGAGTAATAGGTTTGGGAATTTCTATCATCCTATTTTCATTAAATAACATTTTTGAATTTGCTCTTCTCATCCATTTTGCAAATGGAATTTGTAACTCATTTGTTGCCATTGCTCGAACTACTTTAATTCAAGAAAATTGTAACAAGATATTTTTAGGAAGAGTTTTTAGCTTTAATTCAATAGTGGGGAATATTTCCTCAATTATTTCATTATTAATTGGAGGAATTATATCTAATACTATATCAGTTAAGATAATTTTCTTAACCAGCGGAATTAGCATTACACTAATAGGAATGATTTATCTTATTAATTTATCAAAAAACTGTCATAAAATACTTCAACACAGCAGATAAAATAATACACACAATCTTTTTTAATAGCGAGGCTACACAAAATAGTTTGTAGCCTCGTAAAACTTTTATATAAACCTCTTCAAAAACTCTCTATAAAACTTATAAGTCATATACACATCAATCTTACTTGTTATCTCAAATGTTGAGTGCATAGACAAAATTGGAACGCCTGAGTCTATTACATTTATCATTTTTCTTGCAATAAACATTGCAATTGTGCCGCCACCGCCTTGGTCAACTTTACCTAAAAGTCCTGTCTGCCAGCAAATGTTATTTGAGTTCAAAAAATTTCTGATTTTGCCCACATACTCTGCTGTTGCTTCTGAACCACTGTATTTGCCTCTAACCCCTGTATACTTTTCAATTGTAACACCGTGACCAATCAATGTTGAATTGAGCTTGTCATAAGCACCTTCATATGTTGGGTCCAGTGCTGCTGCAACATCACCTGAAATTGCTGCAGAGTTCTCAAAACAAATAGCTAAATCAAGGCTATCGGAATATTCACCCAATGCTTTCATTAGTTTTGCTACACAAGAGTCAAAAAAGTTTGATTCAGCACTTGATATTCCTACACTTCCTATCTCCTCTTTGTCAACCAAATAAACTATTGCAGTTTTCTCTGGAATTTCATCTATTGAAAAGATACCTTCTGCTGCCAAAAAACTGCACGCTCTGTCATCCTGACCATATGCACCAATTAAGCTTCTGTCAAGCCCCACATCACGTGCTTTTGCAGCTGGCACAACTTCAATGTCAGCCGAAATAAGATCCTCTTCTGTAATACCATATTTTTCATTTAGAATTTTCAAGATATTAAGTTTTACCTTTTCTTTCACCTTCTCATCATTAAACGGCATACTTCCTATGAGCACATTCAAATTTTCTGCCGGAATTGCCTCGTTTGCTTTTTTCTGAAGCTGCTCAGAAGATAAATGCACAAGGAGGTCTGTTATATAAAAAACAGGGTCACTTTCATCTTCACCAATTGTAATCTTCACTTTTGAACCATCACTTTTTACAACAACACCGTGGATGCTAAGGGGCACATTTACCCAGTGATATTTTTTAATGCCACCATAGTAGTGTGTCTTCAAAAGTGCAAGCTCATTTAACTCATATAGTGGCTTTGGCTTTAAGTCAAGTCGTGGAGAATCTATATGGGTACCTATCAGATTAAACCCTTCCTTTAAAGGTTTTTTGCCTATATGAGCAAGCAAGATGCTTTTGCTATTGTTTACAAAATATACCTTATCACCTGGCTTTAATTCTTGAATATTATTGTTAAATTCTTTATATCCTTTTTCTTCAGCTCTTTCTATGAAATATTCAACTGCTTCTCTTTCTGTCTTTGCACAGTTCAAAAAGTGCTTATACTTTTCTGCCAACTCAAAAACAAAAGGTTTTTCTTCTTCCTTTAAAACTTCCCACGCATTTTTAGAAGTGTAGGACAGCTTTTCATAAAGTTCTTGGCCATAAGACTTCTCGCTCATAGTCTTTTACCTCCAATATTTTAGTGTCGAAAATGCCAAGTTCCTATTTAAATATTTTTTAGCTTCATACAAACTATGATATCACAATTCTCTGTTTTTGGGTATTAATTTTAATGTAAGAGCTGATAAGACATTTTTGTCATTCACCACTTTAGAAAATATTTCATAAAATTACTTGAGAAGAAAGGTGTGAAAGGCAGCACAAAATGAAAAATGCAAGGGAAATACTCAAATACATAGGACCAGGTCTTCTTGTCACAGTAGGATTTATCGACCCTGGAAACTGGGCATCAAATGTGGCTGCTGGCAGTAGTTTTGGTTTAAAGCTTTTGTGGGTAGTTTTACTATCAACCATAATCTTGATAGTGCTTCAGCACAACGCAGCCCATCTTGGCATTGCATCAGGTCTTTGCTTGGCTGAAGCAACTTCAATCTATCTTAATAAGTATCTTGCAATGGCTGTACTTTCATCTGCAATGTTGGCAACAGTCTCAACTGCTATGGCAGAAATCTTAGGCGCGTCAATTGCCCTTGAGATGCTTTTTAAAATTCCTATTAAGCTTGGGTGTTTAATCATCTTGCCTTTTACCATATTTTTCTTATTTTCTAACTCATATAAAAAGGTTGAAAGGTGGATAATTGCGTTTGTATCTCTGATAGGTCTTTCTTTTTTGATAGAGCTTTTTCTTGTGAAGGTTTCTGTAAAAGATGTAGTTTTTGGGTGGATAAAGCCATATATTCCATCTGGATCTTTAATGGTTGTTCTTTCAATCCTTGGTGCAGTTGTGATGCCACACAATCTGTTTTTGCATTCTGAAATAATTCAGAGCAGGCAGTGGAACACTCAAGACGAAAAGATAATAAAACATCAGCTTAAATTTGAGTTTGTTGACACACTCTTTTCAATGTTTATCGGATTTTTAATTAATAGCAGCATGATTATAATAGCTCATGCAACTTTTTACACAAAAGGTATCATTGTTGAATCGCTACCACAGGCTCAGCAGATGTTAAAGCCTATTTTGGGAAATTTCTCTGCAACAATTTTTGCATTTGCCCTATTGCTTTCTGGCATCTCTTCAAGCATTACAGCTGCGTTTACAGGCGGAACAATCATGGCAGGGTTCTATAGAAGACCTTATAACATTGAAGAGCTGCCAACAAAGATTGGAATTATCATTCCATTGGTTTTAGCATCCATTATTATACTTTTTATCTCAAATCCGTTCAAAGCTCTGATAATTTCACAGATGCTTTTGAGTATGCAGCTGCCAATCACAATCATTCTTCAAATTTATCTGACATCGTCCAAAAAAGTCATGGGGAAATTCGCAAACTCTTTAGTAGATAAAATAATTCTTGGAATTGTAGCAGCAGTTGTAATAGGACTCGATGTTTTTCTGATAGTTACTTCTCTATAAAAACAAAAGTGGGCAGATGAAAGTATAAAATCATTTGTCTGCCCACTTCTATTTTATTTTTATTTCCTTGAAGAATAGTCGCGAATAAAATTCTCTATCGAACGGTCATATGTTCTTTCTGCTTCTTTTGAAAAATAGCAAGCAGGAAGCTGTCCATTTTTCCTATGATAGTGCAAACACTCGCAGCATCTTCCCTTTCTTGGGCACGGTTCATAAGTACATGTGCAGATTGAAAGGTTTTTTGAAAGTGTGCACTCCATATTACCTTTTTCCCCCTTTTTACTGAAGTTTTATTTTCTTTACTTTTTCTTCGAAAAAGATGTATAAAAAATCTCCACTTTCAATTTTATTATCTTCTATAAACCTTTCAATGTCAAATCCGAATATGCAAGCCCTTGATCTTCTTATAATCTCTTTTGGTTCTCTGAGGTCTTGGTATCTTGTTGCTTGATATATTGCTTGTTTAATTTTCTCCCTTTCCTCCTTGGATATTGCCAACTCTTCAGGTAAAAATTCTTCTGGAAACCTTCTTAGAATGTCAAATCTGAACAGGTTATTCAATATATTTATATCAAAATCAAAATTCTCTTTTATGGCTCTGTAGAGATCTTTTACAAATTCCCTTGTGTTTAGATTATCTACCTTACTTGAGAGCTTTTCAAAAAATTCTGAGGGAGAGATTTTCTGAAAAATGTATCTTAAAGTAAAATAGAGGTACTGCCTGTTGTAAACTTTGTCTATCAAATCTTCTATCTTTTTAAGCTTATAAATCTCTTCAAAGCTAATGAAGCTATTTGAGATAACCTCATACGGTGGATCTTTGAAAAACTCATAATTGTATTTAGCTGCTTCTTCTCTTATCTTTGTCCCTTTTAACATTTTCAAAAATCCAAGCTGAACCTCATCAGCAAAATACAATATAGTTTTATCAAGACTTCTTTTAAAACTCAAAAAATCTTCATATGGCAGGCCCGCTATTAAGTCAAGATGAACAATGGCTTTTTTGTTTTCCATAAGCTTTTTCAAGTTTTTATCAATTCTATCTATGTCATAAAATCTATCTATTGCATCAAGAGTTTGTGGGTTGAAACTCTGAAGACCTATTTCAAGTCTGAAGAGGTTATCTTTTGAAGTATTTATTGCAGTGATAATGTCACTATCTAAAAGTGTTGGGTCTATTTCAAAGTGTATTTGAGTAGCTTGCGACTTTTGTTTACAAAACTCTATTATTTTTATTGTTCTTTCTTTGTTTGCGTTAAATGTCCTGTCAACAAACTTTATAAGTCTTACTTGTTTTTTAAAAAGATAGTCAAGCTCTTCAAAGACTTTTTCAAGAGGCGCAAATCGAACACCTTTTTCAATGGAAGAAAGACAATACGAACATCTAAAAGGGCAGCCTCTGCTGCTTTCATAATAATAGATTCTGCTGGTATTTAATTTTTCATCTTTGTATGCAAAAGGAAGCTTACTCAAGTCAAACGGCGGATACTCTTTTTGGGTATATTGCTTGCCAGCTGCAATATGCTCACATAAATCTAAAAAAGGGTGCTCTCCCTCTCCTTTGATTATTATGTCAACAAACTTCCATTCATCAAGGCTGTCAAAATACACCTCTGGCCCACCAAGAATTATTTTTATGTCTCTTCTTGCCTTTTTTAACCCTTCAACAAGCTTTTCGACAAAACTCCTGTTCCAGATATATGTTGAAATTGCAACATATTCGGGCTTTCTACTCAAAATTTCATAAAGTACATCTTGCAAAGGTTGATTAATATTAAACTCGACATATTCACAAGGATAGTTTTCTTTACAGAGCTGATAAAGGTATCTGACTGCTAAATTTGTATGAACATACTTTGAGTTTACTGCAACAAGCAGGATCATATTGATTTCCCTTTCTGAATAATAATCAATTATCGTCTCATTATTATATCACAGTTTTTATTTCAAAAGAGCAAAAATAAAAAGGCAGGATTTTTCCTGCCTCTATTAGTTAAAGATTCCTATGACTTAGATAAACAAATTCACACCTGCTTCACCTGCCTCACCAAGGTATGTGGCAACACCACCAATTTCAACACCGTCTATTAACTCTTCCTTTTTTATCCCCATAACATCCATTGACATTGAACATGCAACCATCTTTATACCAAGCTCTTGTGCCTGCTTTATCATCTCAGGTAGCATCATAACATTTTTCTTTCTCATCATATATTTCATAAGCTTCGGACCAATTCCTAAAAAGTTCATCTTGGAAAGTGGAAGTTTTTCAACCCCTTTTGGCATCATAGCACCAAACATTTTTTCCAAAAAGGATTTTCCCTGTGCTTTCTTTTTAGCATCTCTCAAAACGTTCAAACCCCAGAATGTAAAAAACATTGTCACCTCATCGCCCATTGCAGCAGCACCAGTTGCAATTACAAATGCTGCCATAACCTTATCCATTTCGTTTGAAAACACAATGATTGTCTTTTTGTCTTCTCTCATAATCTTTTCACCCACTTTTAAGCCTTTTTAATCTTTGCTTGAATTACACCATTTTCTTCTTTGAGCTCTAAAAGCTCATTCTTTGTTTTTTTGCACCAGCTCTCAACATCACGTTTGAACGCTGGGTCTGTCACTTCAATTGTTACAACATCTCCACTTTGTGCTTCTTTAATTTGTTTAAAAAGCTGGGTAATAGGTCCTGGACACTGAAGTCCTTTTGCATCAATAAAATATTCTGCCATCTTGACTACACCTCCACAAACTTTTATCTTCTTTTTATATTGTTACTATATCTGCATGAGATTTATTTAAAAAAGCTCTTTAAAAAATTTTGAAATTAGATTGTTAAAATAATAACATTTTAAAACACAAAAGCTTTTAAGCATTCAAAAGGAGAAAAATAGATACCAACTTTTCTATTTAGCTCAAAAATTTCATCATTATATTCAAAATCTTTTGAACTTGAACCTTGTTCTCAACATCTGATAAGCACTTTTTAGCATGGTTTTCTATTATAAAATACCCCACTTTTTCCAAAGCTTTCTTGACAGCAATTATCTGTAGCATAACCTCTTCACATTCTTTTTCTTCTTCCACCATCTTGATAATTCCTTCAATATGCCCTTTGATATTTTTTAGTCTTGAAAGAATCTCTTCTTTCCTTTCACTTTCAGGCAATTAAGCCTCACCTACTCTTCAACAATCTTTATAGCTCCCTGCGGACAAAACTTCGTACATACGCCGCATCCTGTACATTTTTCCTTGTCAATTTCAATTTCAACATCAAAAAATCCTCTTACGTTTCTTTTTATTGCATTAAATTTGCACGAACGCGAAGAAGGACAAAAAGGTGACCTGTCACACATGTTTCTGTCCAGTACTGCTTTTCTCATTCTTCTTTTTATTCTCCTTCCTAAGTTGCTTACCCCTATACCTTGGGGATGTATTCTGTTTACATGTAGTATTATAAAACAAAAAGACGAAAGAATCAAGTGCCAAATTGTAATTAAAATTTTTCTTTTTTACAGGATAACATTTTTGGGTAAAATACGTTATAATTTAATGGTGACAAATTCTTTTGATGGGAGGTTCTGCAATGAAAAAAAGCGCAAAGGTATGGTTGGCTGGATTTATAGTGATATTTATTCTTTCAAACATTGTATTTGCCCAAAGCATTACTGTGACTCCAAAAGAGATTGACGGAAAAACCTATGTTGATATTGACTCTTTGAAAGACTTTTTAAACTTTGACTACATCAAAACGCAAAATAGTCTGATAGTTCAGAAAAAAGACCTGTCCATAAGTGAGGTTATTGACAAGGTAAACAAGTCTGTTGTAGCAATCATCGGTGACAGCAAAAAGATAAAAGCAGACGACTTTTACTACAGCAAAATTCCAGCTGGACTTTCACACGGCTCTGGTGTTGTGATTGACAAAAATGGATTAATTTTAACAAACAACCATGTAGTTGAAGATTTAAAACAGCCTTATGTAATCTTCTACGATGCCAAGGCTTACAAAGCAACTGTACTTTACAGCGACAAAGAAATTGACCTTGCAATTTTGAAAGTCAACCGAAGCAATCTCACTCCAATTGAAATTGAGAACCCAAAAAATATTTATGTGGGTCAGGAAGTTTTGGCGATAGGTACACCTCTTTTCTTGGGATGGCGAAACAGCGTCACAAAAGGAATAATTAGTGGGCTAAATAGACCCGTTGATGAAGTCTATACATTTTTGCAAACAGATGCAAGTATCAATCCAGGCAACAGCGGTGGCCCACTTGTTAACATGCAAGGAAAACTTGTAGGAATAAATACTCTCGGTATTGATTACTGGCAAGGAATTAACTTTGCAATCCCTGCGGAAAATATACTCTATTTCCTTGACCATTACAAAAAGTTTGGTAGAATCAAAAGATGTTACTTAGGTCTTGACTTTGAAGATAGCTGGCTGTCTTATGTTGGGCTTCCCTCAAATCTTGGTCTTAAAATCATAGATGTAAAAGCCGACAGCCCTTTAAAAGGATTTGCTCAAGAAAATGATATACTTGTTGCAATTGACAGCTACCCTATCAATTCTA
Proteins encoded in this region:
- a CDS encoding MFS transporter; amino-acid sequence: MKNNRNAINLLCSQFISEIGNWIDRVALLTLVYSVSKSNLKMSILSILMLLPAVIFGIPFGKIIDLSNKKTILVFGDISRALLVILVPFSTNYVFLIVFIISSITAIYENTRNSIIPELITKEEIRKINSLSSSLNSIMMVVGPSIGGLLTSYLDLKYCFFIDSFTFLVSAIFISQISYHKHKSTENRNENIRYLEFLEYLRSNFIIKSLIILNGLIGLFAGILNGLLIVYVINYLHTDSKGYGFILTSKGIAMVITSLLIYKYLKTIKNETLLLTGVIGLGISIILFSLNNIFEFALLIHFANGICNSFVAIARTTLIQENCNKIFLGRVFSFNSIVGNISSIISLLIGGIISNTISVKIIFLTSGISITLIGMIYLINLSKNCHKILQHSR
- a CDS encoding Nramp family divalent metal transporter, whose product is MKNAREILKYIGPGLLVTVGFIDPGNWASNVAAGSSFGLKLLWVVLLSTIILIVLQHNAAHLGIASGLCLAEATSIYLNKYLAMAVLSSAMLATVSTAMAEILGASIALEMLFKIPIKLGCLIILPFTIFFLFSNSYKKVERWIIAFVSLIGLSFLIELFLVKVSVKDVVFGWIKPYIPSGSLMVVLSILGAVVMPHNLFLHSEIIQSRQWNTQDEKIIKHQLKFEFVDTLFSMFIGFLINSSMIIIAHATFYTKGIIVESLPQAQQMLKPILGNFSATIFAFALLLSGISSSITAAFTGGTIMAGFYRRPYNIEELPTKIGIIIPLVLASIIILFISNPFKALIISQMLLSMQLPITIILQIYLTSSKKVMGKFANSLVDKIILGIVAAVVIGLDVFLIVTSL
- a CDS encoding aminopeptidase: MSEKSYGQELYEKLSYTSKNAWEVLKEEEKPFVFELAEKYKHFLNCAKTEREAVEYFIERAEEKGYKEFNNNIQELKPGDKVYFVNNSKSILLAHIGKKPLKEGFNLIGTHIDSPRLDLKPKPLYELNELALLKTHYYGGIKKYHWVNVPLSIHGVVVKSDGSKVKITIGEDESDPVFYITDLLVHLSSEQLQKKANEAIPAENLNVLIGSMPFNDEKVKEKVKLNILKILNEKYGITEEDLISADIEVVPAAKARDVGLDRSLIGAYGQDDRACSFLAAEGIFSIDEIPEKTAIVYLVDKEEIGSVGISSAESNFFDSCVAKLMKALGEYSDSLDLAICFENSAAISGDVAAALDPTYEGAYDKLNSTLIGHGVTIEKYTGVRGKYSGSEATAEYVGKIRNFLNSNNICWQTGLLGKVDQGGGGTIAMFIARKMINVIDSGVPILSMHSTFEITSKIDVYMTYKFYREFLKRFI
- a CDS encoding metal-sensing transcriptional repressor, with the protein product MPESERKEEILSRLKNIKGHIEGIIKMVEEEKECEEVMLQIIAVKKALEKVGYFIIENHAKKCLSDVENKVQVQKILNIMMKFLS
- a CDS encoding DsrE/DsrF/DrsH-like family protein, which translates into the protein MREDKKTIIVFSNEMDKVMAAFVIATGAAAMGDEVTMFFTFWGLNVLRDAKKKAQGKSFLEKMFGAMMPKGVEKLPLSKMNFLGIGPKLMKYMMRKKNVMMLPEMIKQAQELGIKMVACSMSMDVMGIKKEELIDGVEIGGVATYLGEAGEAGVNLFI
- a CDS encoding PqqD family protein, with the protein product MNTKTGETFLINDIGYIIFECALKSKSMTELVKNVCQKTNDDIEKSTKTIENFLKILLEKNILIQGDITE
- a CDS encoding S1C family serine protease — its product is MKKSAKVWLAGFIVIFILSNIVFAQSITVTPKEIDGKTYVDIDSLKDFLNFDYIKTQNSLIVQKKDLSISEVIDKVNKSVVAIIGDSKKIKADDFYYSKIPAGLSHGSGVVIDKNGLILTNNHVVEDLKQPYVIFYDAKAYKATVLYSDKEIDLAILKVNRSNLTPIEIENPKNIYVGQEVLAIGTPLFLGWRNSVTKGIISGLNRPVDEVYTFLQTDASINPGNSGGPLVNMQGKLVGINTLGIDYWQGINFAIPAENILYFLDHYKKFGRIKRCYLGLDFEDSWLSYVGLPSNLGLKIIDVKADSPLKGFAQENDILVAIDSYPINSIAEYNQTLMKYLPGNKVKIKIKRNGKILEKEVILKEWPSSK
- a CDS encoding SPASM domain-containing protein, which encodes MTPCVFFREKEFIAGNILQHDFQYLWNYSPVFNLFRELSNDNCPYCVYFSTCMGGCRALAFYVNKNLNGIDSRCWYNT
- a CDS encoding 4Fe-4S binding protein is translated as MRKAVLDRNMCDRSPFCPSSRSCKFNAIKRNVRGFFDVEIEIDKEKCTGCGVCTKFCPQGAIKIVEE
- a CDS encoding sulfurtransferase TusA family protein, with the protein product MAEYFIDAKGLQCPGPITQLFKQIKEAQSGDVVTIEVTDPAFKRDVESWCKKTKNELLELKEENGVIQAKIKKA
- a CDS encoding DUF6485 family protein, whose translation is MECTLSKNLSICTCTYEPCPRKGRCCECLHYHRKNGQLPACYFSKEAERTYDRSIENFIRDYSSRK
- a CDS encoding B12-binding domain-containing radical SAM protein, which produces MILLVAVNSKYVHTNLAVRYLYQLCKENYPCEYVEFNINQPLQDVLYEILSRKPEYVAISTYIWNRSFVEKLVEGLKKARRDIKIILGGPEVYFDSLDEWKFVDIIIKGEGEHPFLDLCEHIAAGKQYTQKEYPPFDLSKLPFAYKDEKLNTSRIYYYESSRGCPFRCSYCLSSIEKGVRFAPLEKVFEELDYLFKKQVRLIKFVDRTFNANKERTIKIIEFCKQKSQATQIHFEIDPTLLDSDIITAINTSKDNLFRLEIGLQSFNPQTLDAIDRFYDIDRIDKNLKKLMENKKAIVHLDLIAGLPYEDFLSFKRSLDKTILYFADEVQLGFLKMLKGTKIREEAAKYNYEFFKDPPYEVISNSFISFEEIYKLKKIEDLIDKVYNRQYLYFTLRYIFQKISPSEFFEKLSSKVDNLNTREFVKDLYRAIKENFDFDINILNNLFRFDILRRFPEEFLPEELAISKEEREKIKQAIYQATRYQDLREPKEIIRRSRACIFGFDIERFIEDNKIESGDFLYIFFEEKVKKIKLQ